The following is a genomic window from Roseitalea porphyridii.
ATCGTCGGCCGTGACCGGTTCGTCATCGTGCCAACGGGCGCCCTCGCGCAGCCGATACTCGACCCAAGCATAATCGTCCGGATAGCGCAGTGCTTCGGCGAGCAGCCCATAGTCCGCCGAAATTTCGTCGAGCGACGATGTGGTCAGGCTCTCATAGACGAGGCCGAGGCCGGTCGCCGCCTCGCCCTTGGGCAGGATCGGGTTGAGCGTGTCGAACGAGCCGGTCTCGGACAGGCGCAGCGTGCCGCCCTTGGGCGCGTCGACATTGACATAGTCGAAATGGGCGAAATCGGGCGGGTATTGCGGCTCGCCGACCAGCGCCGAGGCGTGCTTCCATTCAGGCTCGGCCTGCGCGGCGGGCGCCCCCAGCGCCAGGGCGCCGCTTGCGAGCATGATGGCGAAGAAGGATCGGGCGAACCTCGTCGATGGCAATTGAGCACCTCCACTTGATGGATATCCCATCACAGTAGGGGCCTTTGCGGCGATTCAAAGCCCTAAACGGCAAACGGCCCGGCGAGAACCGGGCCGCATGCGTTCAAATCCGTGTCAGATCGCTATTCGGTGGTCGTTTCGGCCTCGTCTTCGGCCGGCTCGGAGCCATCCTCGGCGGTCTCGGCCGGCGCGTCGCCTTCGGCGCCCTCGTCCGCAGCGCCTTCGGCTGCCTCTTCGGTAGCGCCGTCCTCGGTCGCTTCGTCCGGCGAGGGCAGGGGCACCGGATTGTCGTTCTGGGTGGCGAGCCAGGCGATCAGGTCGGCGCGCTCACCGTCGCGGTTCAGCCCGGCAAAGCCCATCGACGTGCCGTCGATATAATCGCTCGGCGCGGCAAGGAACTTGTTCAGCGATTCAAAGTCCCACTCGGTGCCGCCCTCGGCATAGGCCTGCATCGCGGGCGAGTAGCGGAAGTCGTCGTAAAGCGCGACCTGCTTGCCGACGATGTTCCAGAGGTTCGGGCCGGTCTTGTGCGCAGCGCCTTCCTCGACATTGTGGCAGGACTGGCACTTGCGGAACACGCTCGGCCCGTTGCTCGGGTCGGCGCTCGCGAGCAGCACGGCGATCGGGGTTTCCGCCTCTTCCTCGGCGGGTGCAGCGCCCTCGTCCTCGGCTACGACGATGGCGAAACCGGGCTCCTCGGGCGTCTCGGTGTGGAAGATCGCGTCGCTTGCGATTCCCACCGTCATGACGACGAACACCGTCGCCAGGAACGCGCCCGCATACATGGTGTAATTCATGAAAGGCCTCTACACGATCGGATTGGTCCGGAACGCGGTCCCCCGGCCGCGCGAAGTGGCCGTTTCCTATGTCTTTTGCCCCTTGCTTGCAACAGATATAAGGTCGAAGCCCATGAGACGTTTTGCCACTTCAACAAGCGCCCCGCTCCTTCGCCCATGAACCCCGTGATCATCGTTCCGGCCCGGATGGCGTCGACGCGTCTGCCGGGCAAGCCGCTCGCCGACATTGGCGGCAAGCCGATGATCGTCCACGTCGCCGACCGCGCGCGCCAGGCCTGTGTGGGCGCGGTGATCGTCGCCGCCGCCGAGCGCGAGATCGTCGACGCGGTGGAGGCGCACGGCCACCGGGCGGTGATGACTGATCCCGACCATCCGTCCGGCTCCGACCGGGTGTTCGAGGCGCTCGGCCTGGTCGATCCGAAGGACGGGTTCGACACGGTGGTGAACCTTCAGGGCGATCTGCCCGCCATCGAGCCGGCGATGATCGCCGCCGCGCTCGCCCCGCTCGCCGATCCGGCCTGCGACATCGCAACGCTCGGCAATCCGATCGAGGACGAGGCCGAGAAGACCGATCCGAACGTCGTCAAGATCGTCGGCTCGCCGGTCGGCGACGGCACGCTCAACGCGCTCTATTTCACGCGCGCCACGGCCCCATGGGGCGAGGGCCCGCTTCATCATCACATCGGCATCTACGCCTGGCGGCGCGAGGCGCTGGCGCGCTTCGTCGCCCTGCCGCCGTCACCGCTCGAAAAGCGCGAGCGGCTCGAACAGTTGCGCGCTCTCGAGGCCGGCATGACCATCCATGCCCGCCTTGTTGACACGGTGCCCTTCGGGGTCGATACACCGCGCGATCTGGAGCGGGCGCGCGCGCTCCTTGCGTGAGCGCCGAAGAAAGACCGTCCCATGAACGATGACGCCAGAACGCTGATCGCCTTCCAGGGCGAGCCGGGGGCCAATTCCGACACGGCCTGCCGCAACATGTACCCGGCGATGACGCCGATGCCGTGCCCGACCTTCGAGGACGCGTTCACGGCCGTCGACAGGGGCGAGGCCTCGCTCGCCATGATCCCGATCGAGAACACGATCGCCGGCCGGGTGGCGGACATCCATCACCTGCTGCCGGAGTCCGACCTGCACATCGTCGGCGAGTATTTCCTGCCCATCCATTTCCACCTGATGGCGCTGCCGGGCACGGACCGCTCGGCGATCCGGACCGTCCACAGCCATATTCATGCGCTCGGACAATGCCGGAAATATCTAAGGGCCAACGGCTGGGAGGGCATCATTGCCGGAGACACGGCCGGCGCGGCCAAGAAGGTCGCCGAAGCGGCCGATCCGTCGATGGCGGCCCTGGCGCCGGAACTGGCCGCGCAGTTGTACGGGCTCGACATCGTCGAGCGCGACGTCGAGGACCAGTCCAACAACATCACCCGCTTCGTCGTTCTGTCGAAGGCCCCCTTCATTCCGGCGCGCCGTTCCGAGGACGAGCTGATCATCACGACCTTCGTCTTCCGGGTGCGCAACATTCCCGCCGCGCTCTACAAGGCGATGGGCGGGTTCGCGACCAACTCGGTCAACATGACCAAGCTCGAAAGCTACCAGATCGGCGGCCTGTTCGTGGCGACCCAGTTCTACGCCGACATCGAGGGACACCCGGACGACGCGAACGTCAAGCTCGCCTTTGAAGAGCTCAACTTCTTCTCCGACCATTTCCGTGTGGTGGGCGTCTATCGCGGTTCGGATGTCCGCAAAACGCACAGCGGGTCCTGACGCTAGTCCGAGCGGGCCCAGTCGCGCACCAGCAACGATGCGATCGCGCCGCGCGGCGGCATGCGAAAGCCGGTCTCATCGCCGTTCAGAACGGACCGCACCTCGGCCCGCGGGAACCAGCGCGCATCTTCGAGCTCGTCGTCGATGGCGATGTCCTCGCTCAGCGCCTCGGCAAAGCAACCGATCATCAGCGTGTGCGGAAACGGCCATGGCTGGCTGGCGTGATAGGCCACGCGCCCGATTGCGATGCCCGCTTCTTCTTCGGTCTCGCGGCGCACCGCGTTCTCGAGCGTTTCGCCCGGTTCGACGAAGCCGGCCAGGCACGAATACATGGACGGCGGAAAGTGGGGGCTGCGGCCG
Proteins encoded in this region:
- a CDS encoding c-type cytochrome; its protein translation is MNYTMYAGAFLATVFVVMTVGIASDAIFHTETPEEPGFAIVVAEDEGAAPAEEEAETPIAVLLASADPSNGPSVFRKCQSCHNVEEGAAHKTGPNLWNIVGKQVALYDDFRYSPAMQAYAEGGTEWDFESLNKFLAAPSDYIDGTSMGFAGLNRDGERADLIAWLATQNDNPVPLPSPDEATEDGATEEAAEGAADEGAEGDAPAETAEDGSEPAEDEAETTTE
- a CDS encoding 3-deoxy-manno-octulosonate cytidylyltransferase, whose protein sequence is MNPVIIVPARMASTRLPGKPLADIGGKPMIVHVADRARQACVGAVIVAAAEREIVDAVEAHGHRAVMTDPDHPSGSDRVFEALGLVDPKDGFDTVVNLQGDLPAIEPAMIAAALAPLADPACDIATLGNPIEDEAEKTDPNVVKIVGSPVGDGTLNALYFTRATAPWGEGPLHHHIGIYAWRREALARFVALPPSPLEKRERLEQLRALEAGMTIHARLVDTVPFGVDTPRDLERARALLA
- a CDS encoding prephenate dehydratase — encoded protein: MNDDARTLIAFQGEPGANSDTACRNMYPAMTPMPCPTFEDAFTAVDRGEASLAMIPIENTIAGRVADIHHLLPESDLHIVGEYFLPIHFHLMALPGTDRSAIRTVHSHIHALGQCRKYLRANGWEGIIAGDTAGAAKKVAEAADPSMAALAPELAAQLYGLDIVERDVEDQSNNITRFVVLSKAPFIPARRSEDELIITTFVFRVRNIPAALYKAMGGFATNSVNMTKLESYQIGGLFVATQFYADIEGHPDDANVKLAFEELNFFSDHFRVVGVYRGSDVRKTHSGS